CGGAGCGTGTCCAGCTCCTCCAGCTCTTTTTCCTCGAAATTCGCGACGCGGACGCCGCGGTTGGCTACGCGGTGGACGATTCCGATGGATTCGAGCTGGCGGAGCGCCTCGCGCACCGGGCCGCGGCTTATCTGAAGCTGCCGCGCGGTTTCGGCCTCGCTGATGCGCTCACCGGGCCCGGCGCGCATCTCGACAATCTGCTCCTCGAGGAAGCGGTAGGCTTTCTCCGTCAGGCTGTTTTTGCGTGTTCGGAGCGGTTGAATTTCCGCGGTCATGTCGGCCTGGCCTCGGCGCTGTTATTGGATGAAGTTGTTTTCAGGGTCGAGGGAAGATTAGGCGGGGGGATATTTTTTGTCAACACTTGAACATTTATCTGTCAACAGTATTCTGTCCCGCCACGCGGCCGCGGCTTTTTTCTGAGGCGGGGCCGTGATAGGAACGGTTTCGCACGCACAGTTTTCCGGCGATGCCATCACCGTGAAAGAGCCAGGCCATGCGCACGAAAGAAAAGTCGCTCCGCCTTTTTCTCGAGGAAATTGCCCGCGAGGCCGGCGCCCTTGCGCTCTCTCATTTCGGGAAGGCGAAGGTTGAGAAAAAAGGAGACAGCATCGTTTCCGAGGCGGATCGGGCCGTCGAGCGTTTGCTGATCGGCCGGATTCGTGCGCATTACCCAGGCGATTACATTCTCGCGGAAGAGAGCGGAGCGATCGGGGAAGCGCGCCCCGGGCCGGGTACCCGCTGGTGGGCCATTGACCCCATCGACGGGACAGGGCCTTTTTTGAGCGCGCTGCCCTTCTGGTCGGTGTCGGTGGCCTGTCTGCGGGGCGCTGCGGTGGAAGCGGCGGCGGTCTTTCTGCCCGTGGGCGATGAGATGTACTCCGCCGAGGCGGGCGGGCAAGCCTTCAAGGACGGCGCCCCCCTCCCCCCGCTCTCGAAGGATGCCGCCCACGATCACAGCTTCCTCTTTGTTCCGGGCCGCCCGGTTTCCGGGCTCCACATCGATTTTCCGGGGCCGTGTCTTTCTCTCTCGGCGGCTTCGGTGCATCTGACCTATACCGCATCGGGGGCCGCGTTCGGCACCGTGGTGGAGCCGACGCACGCCTACGACATCGCGGCGGCGGCGCTCGTTCTGGAGTGTGTGGGAGGCCGGGTGATCTCGGCGGACGGCGCGCCGCTCAACTACGCCCGGCTGGCCGACGGCAGACGGAGCGAGGGCCCGGTGGTCGCCGCCGCCGCGGGCCGGATCGATGAACTTCTGAAGAAGGTCTCTTGGAAGGAAGCGTAGCCCCGGAAACCTACATCCACATTCCGGCGCGCTGCATGAGCTGATCGAGCGCGAACGAAACCCGATCGGCTGCTTCGATCGGTGTCATGTGGCCCGCCCCCTCGATGATGTCGAGTGTCGAGTCGGGCAATCCATCGTGGATCTCCTGAAATCTGGCAGAAGGGATGAGCGCGTCCTCCGTCCCGCCGATCACCGCGCAGGGGCAGGTGATCTCGTGTAGACGCGCACACACGTCGTCGCGGCGCCGTATCGTGTCCTGGAGCATAACGAGGCGCACCGGATCCTGCGAGGCGATGACCCGCCGCGTGTGTTCCACCTCATCGGAAAACGCGGTGAGGGAGGCCGGCGCGAAAAGCTGGGGGATAAAAGCGGTCGCGAACGCATCGGACCCTTCATCCGAGATGAACCGCATGACGCTGAGGCGCGCGGCGGTCCGGTCGGGGCTGTCGCCCGCGCTCGTGTTTACAAAGGCGGCGGCGCGCACTTTCAGCGGATGGCGGATCGCCATCTGGAACAGAGTGAAGCCGCCCATCGAAAACCCGGCCACGGCCGCCGCGGAAACATCCAGCGCCTCGAGAAAGGCCGCGGCATCGTCGGCGAGCTGCTCGATGGAGATGGGCGCGCCGGCGTCCAGGTGCTTCGTCTCGCCCAGCCCGCGGAGGTCGGGAACGAACAGCCGGTATTTGTTTTTCAGGGCCCCCACCTGGGCGTCCCAGAGGGAGTGGTCGAGCGAATAGCCGTGAAGGAGCAGAAGCGGCGGGCCGCTTCCGTGTTCTTCGAAGGCGATGTCGATTCCACCGGCGCGGACGGTTCTCATCGTTCGTTCCCTTTCTGGTTGTGGGCCATCAAAGGCTGCGAGGCGGTTGCGATTTCACCCAGCGCCAATTCGATTTCCTCCAGTACCCATTCGTCGGTTTCAACCTGAAGCTGGGCTTCGAGCAGCTCCCGGCATTTGTTCAGGTTTTCGCGCCCCCCGATCCGGCCCAGCGCCCATGCGGCATGGCCGCGGACGAGGGCGATCCGGTGGCGCAGGGCGCGCGCGAGCGCGGGCAGGGCATCGCGGCCCCCGGTGTTGCCGATGGCGACCGCCACGTTCCGGAGAAATCCGTCGTGGCGGGCCCGCATGACGGGAGTTCCCTGGAATCTTTTCTGGAATTCGGTCTCATCCATTCCGAGCATCTCGATAAGGTTCGGAGCCAGCGCGCCCGGGCGCGGAGAGAAGCGCGCCTCCACGGCGGCCGGCGCCCCATCGTTCCAGGGGCAGACCTCCTGGCAGATGTCGCAGCCGAAGAAATGGTTTCCGACGAGGGGGCGGAGGCTCCGGTCCATGGGGCCGCGCAGCTCGATGGTGAGGTAGGAGATGCATCTTCGTGC
The DNA window shown above is from bacterium and carries:
- a CDS encoding alpha/beta fold hydrolase, translated to MRTVRAGGIDIAFEEHGSGPPLLLLHGYSLDHSLWDAQVGALKNKYRLFVPDLRGLGETKHLDAGAPISIEQLADDAAAFLEALDVSAAAVAGFSMGGFTLFQMAIRHPLKVRAAAFVNTSAGDSPDRTAARLSVMRFISDEGSDAFATAFIPQLFAPASLTAFSDEVEHTRRVIASQDPVRLVMLQDTIRRRDDVCARLHEITCPCAVIGGTEDALIPSARFQEIHDGLPDSTLDIIEGAGHMTPIEAADRVSFALDQLMQRAGMWM